A window of the Cryomorphaceae bacterium genome harbors these coding sequences:
- a CDS encoding ATP-binding protein, whose product MLVKTYGSAVYGVEAITITVETNLSTGVKFFLVGLPDNAVKESEQRIGAALRNNGFKVPGKKIVINMAPADIRKEGSAYDLTLAMGILGASGQVFADDLEKYMIMGELSLDGGLQPIRGALPIAIQARKEGFKGFILPKQNAKEAAIVSDLEVYGASNIREVIDFFNGEGNLHPEVVDTRAEFSKEGNIYDVDFTDVKGQENVKRALEIAAAGGHNVILIGPPGVGKTMLAKRIPTILPPLSLMEALETTKIHSVAGLMDSHSALITTRPFRNPHHTVSDVALVGGGTNPKPGEISLAHNGILFLDELPEFKRAVLEVLRQPMEDRKVTISRARITVDYPASFMLVASMNPSPSGDFYDPEKGTADSEMAVRRYLNKISGPLMDRIDLHIEVSPVPFDELSNKAAGEGSASIRQRVRVAREIQTARYMDYPGIHSNAQLTPKLMKVYCEVDEAGNRLLKNAVERLGFSARSYARILKVARTIADLEASHSIQSRHVAEAIQYRSLDREGWLG is encoded by the coding sequence ATGCTGGTAAAGACCTATGGTAGCGCGGTTTACGGGGTTGAAGCCATCACCATCACGGTGGAAACCAATCTAAGTACAGGCGTTAAGTTTTTTCTGGTGGGCCTGCCTGATAATGCTGTAAAGGAAAGTGAACAGCGTATTGGGGCTGCCCTCCGAAACAACGGGTTCAAGGTGCCCGGAAAAAAAATTGTCATCAACATGGCTCCGGCCGATATCCGCAAGGAGGGCTCAGCCTACGATCTCACCCTGGCCATGGGTATTCTCGGCGCGTCGGGGCAGGTTTTTGCTGATGATTTGGAAAAGTACATGATTATGGGTGAGCTCTCTCTGGATGGCGGATTACAGCCCATTCGCGGTGCATTGCCCATTGCCATTCAGGCGAGGAAGGAAGGATTCAAAGGCTTCATTCTCCCTAAACAAAACGCCAAGGAAGCCGCTATCGTGAGCGACCTTGAAGTGTATGGAGCTTCCAATATCCGCGAGGTGATTGACTTTTTTAACGGCGAAGGTAATCTGCATCCTGAGGTGGTGGATACGCGCGCGGAGTTTTCAAAGGAAGGCAATATATATGATGTGGACTTCACCGATGTGAAAGGTCAGGAAAATGTGAAGCGTGCGTTGGAGATAGCCGCTGCCGGCGGGCACAATGTCATTTTAATTGGTCCGCCCGGAGTGGGTAAAACCATGCTCGCCAAGCGCATTCCCACTATATTGCCTCCGTTGAGTTTGATGGAGGCCCTGGAAACCACTAAGATTCATTCGGTAGCTGGTTTGATGGACAGCCACAGCGCATTGATTACCACCCGGCCTTTTCGCAATCCGCACCATACGGTGAGCGATGTGGCACTGGTTGGTGGAGGAACCAATCCCAAGCCGGGAGAGATTTCACTTGCGCACAACGGCATTCTTTTTCTGGATGAGCTGCCCGAGTTCAAGCGTGCAGTGCTCGAAGTGTTGCGGCAGCCCATGGAAGACCGCAAGGTGACTATTTCCAGGGCGCGCATCACTGTGGATTACCCGGCCAGCTTTATGCTTGTGGCCTCTATGAACCCCAGTCCCAGTGGCGATTTTTACGACCCCGAAAAAGGCACGGCTGATTCAGAAATGGCGGTTCGCCGTTATCTGAACAAGATTTCAGGCCCACTAATGGATCGCATTGACCTCCATATTGAGGTGAGCCCGGTGCCCTTTGACGAGTTGTCGAACAAAGCGGCAGGAGAGGGCAGCGCATCTATTCGCCAGCGGGTGCGAGTGGCGCGAGAGATTCAAACAGCCCGCTACATGGACTATCCCGGTATTCACAGCAACGCCCAACTTACTCCTAAATTGATGAAGGTGTATTGTGAGGTGGACGAAGCAGGAAATCGTTTGTTAAAAAACGCGGTTGAGCGACTCGGGTTTTCGGCACGATCATATGCCCGTATTCTCAAGGTTGCCCGAACCATTGCCGATCTTGAAGCCTCACATTCCATTCAAAGCAGGCACGTTGCAGAAGCCATCCAGTATCGGTCTCTCGACAGGGAAGGATGGCTTGGCTAA
- a CDS encoding TonB family protein, whose amino-acid sequence MKQNCSTKFKVGRIFRNPSAIEDVSSGIFFNCTIMSRLLIVALFVGCLNGLTAVAQDIKKEAVPGIRIYLDARMNECKRKNAMYFMKVDQVEDGEFLAMVYFMDGTLKMQGFYLDPALETAHGDFTYYYENGNKESEGAFDMGAKIGVWERWNANGTAKAERYYTGYKFGEKPVYDPDVYPEYPGGDPAMQVFLRENLQYPEPARINRVEGDVFVTFVVNKVGQVEQVLVRNSLDPHLDKEAIRVIESMPHWTPGTKDGNLVNTQLGMPIKFRLDEAATSR is encoded by the coding sequence GTGAAACAGAATTGCAGCACAAAGTTTAAAGTGGGACGGATTTTTCGTAACCCATCGGCGATTGAAGACGTATCCTCCGGTATATTTTTCAATTGTACCATCATGAGCCGACTGTTGATTGTTGCATTGTTTGTGGGATGTTTGAATGGTTTAACCGCTGTTGCTCAAGACATCAAGAAAGAAGCCGTTCCGGGCATCAGAATCTATCTGGATGCCAGAATGAATGAATGCAAGCGGAAGAACGCCATGTACTTCATGAAAGTGGACCAGGTGGAAGACGGTGAGTTTCTTGCCATGGTGTACTTTATGGATGGAACCCTCAAAATGCAGGGCTTTTATCTGGATCCGGCGCTGGAAACCGCACATGGTGACTTCACTTACTATTATGAAAACGGCAACAAAGAGTCTGAAGGGGCCTTTGACATGGGAGCCAAAATAGGCGTGTGGGAGCGATGGAATGCAAATGGCACAGCTAAAGCAGAGCGTTACTACACCGGTTACAAGTTTGGTGAAAAGCCCGTTTACGACCCCGATGTATATCCGGAATATCCCGGGGGCGACCCCGCCATGCAGGTGTTTCTCCGTGAGAACCTTCAGTACCCCGAGCCTGCGCGAATTAACCGTGTGGAGGGAGATGTCTTCGTGACCTTTGTAGTGAACAAGGTAGGACAGGTTGAGCAGGTTCTGGTGCGCAATTCTCTGGATCCGCATCTCGACAAAGAGGCCATTCGTGTGATTGAAAGCATGCCCCACTGGACTCCCGGTACCAAAGACGGAAATCTGGTAAATACCCAACTGGGGATGCCCATCAAATTTCGTCTTGATGAAGCCGCTACATCAAGGTAG
- a CDS encoding T9SS C-terminal target domain-containing protein: MTCFLGLVFSAKLGYKPLPLRFNQTSELVNFAHMLNRHSTLLLAFILCFGVLKLCGQSSLLSSGNWHHFTTSSDGVYKLTFEDLEGLGVLSAPIASEYLRLFSHGPGMLPEQNWVPRPSDLREVAIYVGDGGDGHFEPGDYLLFYGSDQTTWTYHGADGIYRHSTNLYDDEVHFFLTTDHGYGLRVTQAPGQMVITEHVINQSPEPFLHKTYLRNLFSSGKKWFGENFYDVLTHDFVFQIPGAVAGSQGLCEVNVISRALGMGNTNTFEVQAAGTQSSFEVLNVTNNYLNDYVRAARHIFSFEVNGTLTPVSVTLDPFSSASAAWINFITLQVERHLVLHNQEQFLFRSPPSAPSDEVLEYRVANGNTETMVWDISSFAAPVRLSPALSYNGNMVFQRINDEARRFVCFNLNNTLSPHYLGILPNQNLKGQPFAEGFIVTHPDFLAQALQLAAFHESHNQLSVNVATTDEIYREFSGGAKDITAIKDYLRYFYNNAPSPEERPRYLCLLGDASFDYKGHVHPNSCFVPTFQSETSFALITTYCSDDYFVLLQPQKSNLLQESLDAGVGRLPAKSVEEAQAMVDKIIAYSQPENNGNWQYKVLIVADDEDNNIHMTQAEAIAENLENLNCALHLSKVYIDAYEQVSTPNGNRYPEASQEISKQLNAGQFMVNYTGHSGHSNWAAEQVLVDTTIEQLQNGTRLPFHFMANCDFSKFDAPQFVSGGERLMINPDGGAIACVSNARLGYSSSNFTFNNHFNNNLFTQYEDGYPRLGDLIRNAKNASLSSSIMSHRSINLLGDPMVRLKYADYYIEVSSLSDPNTGTELDELTGGTTIRLEGGIVDIDGLPASHFDGQLSYLVLDSRVPQITLGNDGFPPFEYSVHLDTLAHGVTDVMFGAFDFTVYLPQQGNGHPGEGKIILHASNQDQSALGCRMGFDVSDIFTRVYEKQAMQLSVFPNPTTDRITLRWSETQPNTQISCLNSNGQPVRTWGSTQGVSQEISLEGMPAGTYLLRVESPDALAVIKVIKLP; the protein is encoded by the coding sequence TTGACTTGCTTTTTAGGCCTTGTATTTTCAGCAAAATTAGGCTACAAACCGCTTCCACTCCGGTTTAATCAAACCTCCGAATTGGTTAATTTTGCTCACATGCTAAACAGACACTCAACGCTGCTGCTTGCTTTCATTCTCTGCTTTGGAGTGCTGAAATTATGCGGCCAGTCATCGCTCCTGAGTTCGGGCAACTGGCATCACTTCACAACATCCAGTGACGGGGTGTACAAGTTAACCTTCGAAGACCTTGAAGGTTTGGGTGTATTGAGCGCTCCGATAGCCTCAGAATATTTGCGCTTGTTTAGCCACGGCCCCGGAATGCTCCCCGAGCAAAACTGGGTTCCGCGCCCTTCAGACCTCAGGGAAGTAGCGATATATGTGGGAGATGGGGGCGATGGTCATTTTGAACCCGGGGACTATTTACTTTTTTACGGATCTGATCAGACCACATGGACTTACCACGGAGCTGATGGTATATACCGTCACAGCACAAACCTTTACGACGATGAGGTACATTTCTTCCTGACTACTGACCATGGATACGGTTTACGGGTCACACAGGCTCCCGGCCAAATGGTCATCACTGAACACGTGATCAATCAAAGCCCTGAACCTTTTCTGCACAAAACCTACCTGCGGAACCTATTCAGTTCCGGAAAGAAATGGTTCGGAGAAAATTTTTACGATGTCCTAACGCACGATTTTGTATTCCAAATTCCGGGAGCCGTTGCCGGTTCTCAAGGTCTGTGCGAGGTAAATGTAATCAGCAGGGCGTTGGGGATGGGTAACACCAACACGTTTGAAGTGCAAGCGGCGGGCACTCAATCCAGCTTTGAGGTGCTGAATGTTACCAATAACTACCTCAATGACTATGTACGTGCTGCCCGCCACATTTTTTCCTTTGAAGTAAATGGAACCCTCACGCCTGTATCCGTTACGCTCGATCCTTTTAGCAGCGCCAGCGCGGCCTGGATTAACTTCATCACCCTTCAGGTAGAACGTCATTTGGTCTTACACAACCAGGAACAGTTTCTGTTTCGCTCCCCGCCTTCAGCGCCCAGTGATGAAGTGCTGGAATACCGCGTTGCCAATGGCAATACTGAAACCATGGTGTGGGATATTTCCTCTTTTGCAGCCCCGGTTCGGCTCAGCCCTGCCCTGTCATACAACGGTAATATGGTATTTCAACGAATCAATGATGAAGCTCGTCGCTTTGTCTGCTTCAACCTCAACAACACGCTGAGCCCTCATTACCTCGGTATTCTGCCCAATCAAAACCTCAAAGGACAACCTTTTGCCGAAGGCTTTATTGTAACCCATCCGGATTTTCTTGCACAAGCCCTTCAACTTGCTGCGTTTCACGAAAGTCACAATCAACTGAGCGTCAATGTAGCCACCACGGATGAAATTTACCGTGAGTTTTCCGGAGGCGCAAAAGACATTACTGCCATCAAGGACTATCTGCGCTACTTTTACAACAATGCACCATCGCCGGAAGAAAGACCTCGCTACCTCTGTCTGCTTGGCGACGCTTCTTTTGATTACAAAGGCCATGTTCACCCGAATTCGTGTTTCGTGCCCACGTTCCAGTCAGAGACATCTTTTGCGCTCATTACCACCTACTGTTCTGATGATTACTTTGTGCTGTTGCAACCTCAAAAATCCAATTTGCTTCAGGAATCCCTCGATGCAGGCGTAGGCAGATTACCTGCCAAGTCAGTAGAAGAGGCCCAGGCCATGGTGGATAAAATCATTGCATACAGCCAACCCGAAAATAACGGCAACTGGCAGTACAAGGTATTGATCGTGGCCGATGACGAAGACAACAACATACACATGACGCAGGCGGAGGCCATTGCCGAAAACCTGGAGAACCTCAACTGCGCGCTTCACCTCAGCAAAGTGTACATAGATGCCTATGAACAGGTAAGCACCCCCAACGGTAATCGCTACCCCGAAGCCAGCCAGGAAATCAGCAAGCAACTGAATGCCGGGCAGTTTATGGTAAACTATACAGGCCACAGCGGTCATAGCAACTGGGCAGCAGAACAGGTACTTGTGGATACGACTATTGAGCAGCTGCAAAACGGCACACGGCTTCCTTTTCACTTCATGGCTAATTGTGACTTCAGTAAGTTTGATGCGCCCCAGTTTGTTTCCGGCGGCGAACGCCTGATGATCAACCCTGATGGAGGAGCCATTGCCTGCGTGAGCAATGCACGGCTTGGTTACTCATCTTCCAACTTCACTTTTAACAACCATTTCAACAACAACCTCTTTACCCAATATGAAGACGGATATCCGAGATTGGGTGATTTAATTAGAAACGCAAAAAATGCGAGTCTCAGCTCGAGTATCATGAGCCACCGTTCTATTAATCTGTTGGGCGACCCGATGGTGCGGCTCAAATATGCCGATTATTACATTGAGGTAAGCAGCCTTTCAGATCCAAATACAGGAACAGAACTGGATGAGCTAACAGGTGGCACCACCATCAGGCTGGAAGGCGGCATTGTTGATATTGACGGATTGCCGGCATCTCATTTCGACGGTCAGCTATCTTACCTGGTTCTCGACAGTCGCGTGCCGCAGATAACCCTTGGCAACGACGGATTCCCCCCTTTTGAGTACTCGGTTCATCTGGACACATTGGCGCACGGAGTAACCGATGTGATGTTCGGAGCATTTGACTTTACCGTTTACCTGCCGCAACAAGGTAACGGACACCCCGGCGAGGGTAAAATCATTTTGCACGCGTCAAATCAGGATCAATCAGCATTGGGTTGCAGGATGGGGTTTGACGTATCGGATATTTTTACAAGGGTTTATGAGAAGCAAGCCATGCAACTCAGTGTTTTTCCAAACCCTACTACCGACCGTATAACGCTTCGTTGGAGTGAAACGCAGCCGAACACTCAAATATCCTGCCTTAACAGCAACGGACAGCCCGTGCGCACATGGGGAAGCACACAAGGTGTTTCTCAGGAAATTTCGCTTGAGGGTATGCCCGCTGGAACTTACTTGCTCAGGGTTGAAAGCCCCGATGCGCTGGCCGTCATCAAAGTAATCAAACTACCTTGA
- a CDS encoding DNA-binding response regulator: MSTGKRILLVEDDPVLHANICDALKAESLDVISVYDGQIAEKMLQRDSFHCVILDINLPGKNGLELCRDLRQRDKKTLVLMLTAFGELDDKVSGYEAGADDYLTKPFYMRELVLKLQALLKRSDEDNPARSQEQIVVGDLTITPSTAEVSRQGKEISLTPREYQILLKLTERPGELVSKKELIQKIWGRSIDINTNTVEVYINFLRNKVDKPFGRSSIKTKVGYGYYFEVQ, from the coding sequence ATGAGCACAGGTAAACGCATTCTGCTTGTTGAGGACGACCCGGTACTGCACGCCAATATTTGTGATGCTCTGAAGGCTGAATCGCTTGATGTTATATCGGTATATGATGGCCAGATTGCGGAAAAAATGCTGCAAAGAGATTCGTTTCATTGTGTTATCTTGGACATTAACCTGCCCGGTAAAAATGGTCTTGAGCTTTGTCGCGACCTTCGGCAACGCGATAAAAAAACATTGGTTTTAATGCTTACAGCCTTTGGCGAACTGGATGATAAAGTATCAGGTTATGAGGCAGGAGCAGATGACTATTTAACCAAGCCATTTTACATGCGCGAACTTGTGCTCAAGTTGCAGGCGCTGCTTAAACGCAGTGACGAAGACAACCCTGCACGGAGTCAGGAGCAAATTGTTGTGGGCGATTTAACAATCACTCCTTCTACTGCTGAAGTTAGTAGGCAGGGCAAGGAAATTTCGCTTACCCCAAGAGAATATCAGATTTTATTGAAGCTCACGGAAAGACCGGGTGAGTTGGTGTCAAAAAAAGAGCTGATTCAAAAAATTTGGGGTCGCTCTATCGACATCAATACCAATACTGTGGAAGTGTATATTAATTTCCTGCGAAACAAAGTAGATAAGCCTTTTGGACGGTCCTCCATCAAGACCAAAGTTGGCTACGGCTATTATTTTGAGGTGCAATGA
- a CDS encoding sensor histidine kinase — MSIQRKILLYFSVTAIGLSALSLSFIYTLFYEFREEEFQQRQKAQVTNTVQYLSTVEQMESDILRAIDKISIERIYDEKTLLFNSQRELIYESLDDTSIPYFADILTALSAETPWIEQKDGLYDVIGMYLVVGGESYYGISKAYDEFGYSKLNYLRTVFIINLLIISVFIISVSFYLSRLLSRPIVDVAETIDNYDVEVESEPIRVSNSNREIDVLVKRFNQLMARMRKAFSFQKHAIHHISHELKTPVAILVSNFERMEAEADGDRLREMLKNQKQDTKALSNIIDALLEISKAESGGKVSMQQLRVDELLFDTAEDLQGLYPEFTFTIEYAGASDNESKLTAKANPTLLKSAFTNLMLNCIQYSEETHARISIEPSEESIDIRFVNKGQTIGEKEQAFLFQHFFRGENSKGKSGFGLGLVFIHKIMKLHNGAIEYNTDKKYNRFTLRIPTLPSL, encoded by the coding sequence ATGAGCATTCAACGCAAGATTTTGCTCTACTTTTCGGTCACAGCCATTGGCCTTAGCGCCCTGTCGCTTTCATTTATCTACACCTTGTTTTACGAGTTTCGGGAAGAGGAATTTCAACAGCGTCAAAAAGCCCAGGTTACCAACACGGTGCAGTACCTAAGCACCGTTGAGCAGATGGAAAGTGATATCCTCAGAGCCATCGACAAGATCAGTATTGAGCGCATATATGACGAAAAAACTCTTCTCTTCAACAGCCAGAGGGAACTCATCTATGAGAGTTTGGATGATACGTCCATCCCTTACTTTGCCGACATTTTGACCGCACTTTCGGCAGAGACACCCTGGATAGAGCAAAAAGATGGCTTGTACGATGTGATCGGGATGTATCTGGTGGTAGGAGGAGAAAGCTACTACGGTATCAGCAAAGCTTACGATGAGTTTGGCTACTCCAAGCTCAACTATTTGCGCACAGTGTTTATCATAAATTTGTTGATTATCAGTGTTTTTATTATTTCCGTGTCGTTTTATCTATCGAGGCTCCTGTCAAGACCTATTGTGGATGTGGCCGAAACTATTGATAACTACGATGTGGAGGTCGAAAGTGAGCCCATTCGAGTATCGAACAGCAACCGGGAAATAGATGTTCTGGTAAAGCGCTTCAACCAATTGATGGCTCGTATGCGCAAGGCTTTTTCGTTTCAAAAGCATGCTATTCATCACATCTCGCACGAATTGAAAACGCCCGTGGCCATTTTGGTTTCCAATTTCGAACGGATGGAAGCAGAGGCCGACGGTGATAGACTGAGAGAGATGCTGAAAAACCAAAAGCAGGATACGAAAGCTCTGAGTAACATTATTGACGCCTTGCTCGAGATATCCAAAGCAGAGTCTGGTGGAAAGGTAAGTATGCAGCAGTTGAGGGTGGATGAATTACTTTTTGATACCGCTGAAGATTTACAAGGGCTATACCCTGAATTTACCTTCACCATTGAATATGCGGGGGCTTCTGATAATGAGTCGAAACTGACTGCAAAAGCCAATCCAACGTTGCTCAAATCGGCTTTTACCAACCTCATGTTGAACTGTATTCAGTACAGTGAAGAAACCCATGCACGTATCAGCATTGAACCCAGCGAGGAAAGCATTGACATACGCTTTGTAAACAAGGGCCAAACGATTGGTGAAAAAGAGCAAGCATTTCTTTTTCAGCACTTTTTCAGAGGTGAAAACAGCAAAGGAAAAAGTGGGTTCGGTTTGGGATTGGTATTCATTCACAAGATTATGAAGCTGCACAATGGGGCCATCGAATACAATACCGACAAAAAATACAACCGTTTCACCCTGCGAATTCCAACCTTGCCTTCACTGTAA
- a CDS encoding porin gives MLKAQENDNGAEGEEAKKENKQDKPLIDTLTYEMRAGLPIAASKIYFSDRKFTFSGFGEVNYTHYDGPKDRSSQDIELYNTNLYRFVSYLAYKPKPWLVLYGEVFAEFYQDQRLENDFELFLEFFADFLIHERFNVRIGTHQVQIGFVNNNDEPIQFYSVNRPEVERVIIPSQWIDLGVMTYGAISKDLSYSLSVYQGLDPSVYNGGTWIRRGRGDEFRGAFNSALLNGQLEYSGLKNTTISLSGLYTQARDMKGQEDFSADTWLVSSYIRNSWKNWTFLALGSIGGMGSTPAIHDFTGFANSENGTLSGQVLGSRVYGYYAEVGYDILPLFRKGKAKTAKGNWLYRSNELKLPLFVRYERLNTHADIDPELADLERFQTNLTAITVGVNFNPRKNIVFKTNYQFRMNTIELPTGELEGNRFEIGLGFIF, from the coding sequence TTGCTCAAGGCTCAGGAAAATGACAATGGTGCAGAGGGGGAGGAAGCAAAGAAGGAGAATAAGCAAGACAAACCTCTCATTGATACCCTCACTTACGAAATGCGTGCAGGGCTTCCCATTGCTGCCTCCAAGATTTATTTCTCCGATCGCAAATTCACCTTTTCAGGATTTGGAGAAGTGAATTACACCCATTACGATGGTCCAAAAGACCGTTCCAGTCAGGATATTGAGCTTTACAACACCAATCTTTACCGTTTTGTGAGCTATTTGGCCTACAAACCAAAGCCATGGCTGGTTCTTTACGGTGAGGTCTTTGCAGAATTTTATCAAGATCAGCGACTGGAAAACGACTTCGAATTATTTCTGGAGTTCTTCGCAGATTTCCTCATTCACGAGCGCTTTAATGTGCGCATAGGAACCCATCAGGTTCAAATTGGGTTTGTGAACAACAACGATGAGCCCATTCAATTCTATTCAGTAAATCGCCCTGAGGTGGAGCGTGTGATTATTCCTTCGCAGTGGATTGATTTGGGTGTTATGACCTATGGAGCAATATCCAAAGACCTGAGCTATTCGTTGTCGGTTTACCAGGGGCTGGATCCATCCGTGTACAATGGGGGAACCTGGATACGCAGAGGTCGAGGCGATGAATTTCGGGGTGCGTTCAATTCCGCATTACTCAACGGGCAATTGGAGTACAGTGGTTTGAAAAATACCACAATCAGCCTGTCGGGACTCTACACCCAGGCGCGCGACATGAAGGGGCAGGAAGATTTTTCTGCCGATACATGGCTCGTTTCATCATACATTCGAAATTCCTGGAAGAACTGGACATTTCTGGCGCTTGGTTCTATTGGTGGCATGGGAAGCACCCCCGCCATTCACGATTTTACAGGTTTTGCCAATAGTGAAAATGGTACGCTGTCCGGCCAGGTGCTCGGCAGTCGCGTGTACGGGTACTACGCAGAGGTTGGCTACGACATACTGCCTCTTTTCAGAAAAGGAAAAGCTAAAACAGCCAAAGGAAATTGGCTCTATCGAAGCAACGAGTTAAAATTGCCGCTTTTTGTGCGTTACGAAAGGTTAAACACCCATGCAGACATAGATCCGGAACTGGCCGACCTCGAAAGATTCCAAACTAACCTGACAGCCATTACCGTAGGAGTTAATTTCAACCCGCGGAAGAACATAGTGTTCAAAACGAACTATCAATTTCGCATGAACACCATAGAACTTCCCACAGGTGAATTGGAGGGTAATCGGTTTGAAATAGGTCTCGGTTTTATTTTCTGA